AATGATCAGGTGAGCTTTGAAGAGGAACACGTCTGCCCTACCTGCCAGGAAAGTTATCTGGTCTGGTTTACCAGCATCGGCAATCCGGACAATCGGTCCGCTCAAATCGTCCCTGTCACAATAAAACCGGCAAAAGATATCGTGCAGTCCTCAGGCTACATGCAACCCAGTGAAAACGGTTTAGGTGACGCAATAGCGCCACCCACCAGGGGCTGAGGGGTGTCAGGCCACCGTGATTTCAGGGTTCAGATAGACATCCTGAATCGCCTGCAGAAGCTGAACACCTTCCTGAAAAGGTCTCTGAAATGCACGACGACCTGCAATCAAACCCATGCCGCCGGCCCTTTTGTTGATCACCGCCGTGCGTACTGATTCCGCCAGATCGTTGGCCCCGGTGGACGCGCCACCTGAGTTGATGAGACCAATGCGACCCATGTAGCAATTCGCGAGCTGATAACGGGTCAGGTCGATCGGATGATCCGTCGTGAGCTTTTCATAAATCAAAGGATGCGTCTTGCCAAAGCCCTTCAATTCAGGATCCAGATAGCCGCCGTTATTTTCCGGAAGTTTCTGCTTAATGATATCGGCATGGATTGTCACACCAAGATGATTCGCCTGTCCGGTCAGATCCGCTGCAAGGTGATTATCCTGCTTCTTCGTTTTAAAGGCGCTATTGCGGAGATAACACCACAGTATGGTGAACATCCCCAGTTCATGGGCCTGTTCAAACGCGTCGGCAACTTCCTGAATCTGCCGGCGGGACTGCTCGGATCCCCAATAGATCGTGGCTCCTATGCCGATCGCTCCCATCTCAAAGGCCTTGTTCACGCTCCCGAAAAGAGTCTGGTCATAGGTGTTCGGATAGGAGAGGAATTCATTATGGTTGATCTTGGCAATGAAGGGAATTTTATGGGCGTATTTACGGGCGACAGCGCCCAGCACACCGAAGGTTGAAGCAACTCCACTGCAGCCGCTTTCCAGAGCCAGAC
This Oligoflexus sp. DNA region includes the following protein-coding sequences:
- a CDS encoding class I fructose-bisphosphate aldolase, with product MADFLSTAKIAELLGPQARSLLEHRCETIRRDSLHLPGPDFIDRVMIPTDRKPAVLGNLQRLFNAGRLGGTGYISIFPVDQDIEHAAGASFAMNPSMFDPETIVRLALESGCSGVASTFGVLGAVARKYAHKIPFIAKINHNEFLSYPNTYDQTLFGSVNKAFEMGAIGIGATIYWGSEQSRRQIQEVADAFEQAHELGMFTILWCYLRNSAFKTKKQDNHLAADLTGQANHLGVTIHADIIKQKLPENNGGYLDPELKGFGKTHPLIYEKLTTDHPIDLTRYQLANCYMGRIGLINSGGASTGANDLAESVRTAVINKRAGGMGLIAGRRAFQRPFQEGVQLLQAIQDVYLNPEITVA